A single window of Nakaseomyces glabratus chromosome G, complete sequence DNA harbors:
- the COG6 gene encoding Golgi transport complex subunit COG6 (CAGL0G01496g~Ortholog(s) have role in intra-Golgi vesicle-mediated transport, protein localization by the Cvt pathway and Golgi transport complex localization), translating to MEFIDYQAFETAPDNNDKSGTNGEVSLPEPVSRLNISSFSLDYKPLKDNFKLPSILSNVETSLLQTKADVQDDTAMAQKLKKDTSNLYDRMSDYVDLSIQNFGTKNIKDSTPIPEATTRKTLVEPSSIDLEKSNEILAKKLSKVLNEYDTSYHHTIKLRKSLKILEKNRDKLGISEEKLISPDYIGTLARKSLRTDLETQLLKDHVTVLEDFKPIVRRIKRLAAPVQQIENIGEEILKNDKETFSQKYISDIDDCRNHLLKLEIKKKILKALQSKFTLNQLEDDLIENGPLKEEIFDIVDKLTKMKEHATYLLALPNSKAGEVLIKQTNITLDTINKKISNYLIDYMYTFESNSNMGTKHVIDPTERNLALFQKGLVYLSNDIQYYDDFLKRVTTMRSKTLLDEFLSQFGTTSELSTTISSSEDPVRYIGDVLATIHTMIANEVDFVKSLFKFTSEDMDKSSSMIINNNAQYFDGLDLKLVNDIVQYLANSCKLRIEQVIRFEENKVINFEITQLLDLYSSMFVNKGIRDDNPLVLHLIQLRDISEKKIINSLTKQLAETENTQISSPDLLPPQWLSDYLNSITELFDHVERLYGGKRFSKDDIDSDKYMFPYDTLKTVIEEPFMTSLIKQIKDSYPLAKKKEEIRIVMLTLQINCFEMINFRLQPYSLSIFSYDESCKHILENIQHTLDETVEKLQKLQISLLFERTGLNMYYNLMNMIFPIDSIQDEIDYDMYMSLVDNPLMSLENLEKNIHEKLNDYLPQALPDFQDNLLIKLTSPSIADDVCEICFRTLTDFYCIFRRILKHLYPDNKEKVEAILNFTESEFKTLAGV from the coding sequence ATGGAGTTCATTGATTATCAGGCATTTGAAACTGCTCCAGACAATAATGACAAGTCTGGAACCAATGGTGAGGTCAGTTTGCCAGAACCCGTGTCTAGACTGAACATATCCTCATTCTCTCTGGATTACAAGCCTCTGAAAGATAACTTCAAGCTGCCGTCAATACTCTCAAATGTAGAGACCAGTTTACTCCAAACTAAAGCAGATGTTCAGGATGATACTGCTATGGCGCAAAAGTTAAAGAAGGATACCTCTAACTTATATGATCGTATGTCAGATTATGTTGATCTTTCTATTCAGAATTTTGGCACTAAAAATATTAAGGATTCAACACCTATACCTGAAGCTACTACAAGGAAAACTCTAGTGGAGCCATCCTCAATTGACTTAGAGAAATCTAATGAAATTCTAGCTAAGAAGCTATCAAAAGTTTTAAATGAATATGACACCAGTTACCATCACACTATAAAGTTAAGGAAATCATTGAAGATActagaaaaaaataggGATAAACTAGGTATTAGTGAGGAGAAATTGATCAGTCCTGACTATATTGGCACGCTGGCAAGAAAATCGCTACGAACTGATCTTGAAACACAACTTTTGAAGGATCATGTTACAGTTTTGGAAGATTTTAAACCAATTGTTAGAAGAATTAAGAGACTAGCAGCTCCAGTTCAgcaaattgaaaacattgGGGAggaaattttgaaaaatgacAAAGAGACATTCtctcaaaaatatattagtGATATTGACGACTGCAGGAACCACCTACTCAAATTagaaataaagaagaagatcttGAAGGCTTTGCAATCAAAATTTACACTAAACCAATTAGAAGATGATCTGATAGAAAATGGTCCTTTAAAGgaagaaatatttgatattgttgataAACTAACGAAGATGAAAGAACATGCCACCTATTTGCTCGCTTTACCTAATTCAAAAGCTGGTGAGGTTCTAATTAAACAGACCAATATTACATTGGATACTATTAATAAGAAAATCTCAAATTATCTGATAGACTATATGTATACTTTTGAGTCAAATTCAAACATGGGAACCAAACACGTAATCGACCCTACAGAAAGGAATCTAGCTCTATTTCAAAAGGGGTTGGTTTACCTTTCAAATGACATCCAATACTATGACGATTTTTTGAAGAGAGTAACTACCATGAGATCAAAGACACTTCTAGACGAGTTTTTATCGCAATTTGGAACCACCTCAGAATTGTCTACAACAATTTCTTCCTCTGAAGATCCGGTGCGCTATATTGGTGATGTTTTAGCCACAATACACACTATGATTGCGAATGAAGTTGATTTTGTCAAATCTTTGTTTAAGTTCACCTCTGAAGACATGGACAAATCATCTAGCATGATTATAAATAACAATGCACAGTATTTCGATGGCCTGGATCTTAAGTTAGTAAATGATATTGTACAATATCTAGCAAATTCGTGCAAACTAAGGATTGAACAAGTCATTcgttttgaagaaaataaggTAATTAATTTTGAGATCACACAGTTGCTGGATTTATACTCATCTATGTTTGTTAATAAAGGAATAAGAGATGATAATCCTTTAGTTTTACATCTAATCCAATTGAGAGACATCtcagaaaaaaagataatcaACTCATTAACTAAACAATTAgcagaaacagaaaatacACAAATATCATCACCAGATTTATTACCTCCTCAATGGCTGTCAGATTATTTAAATTCTATCACCGAGTTGTTTGATCATGTTGAAAGACTTTATGGTGGTAAAAGATTTTCAAAGGATGACATCGATTCTGATAAGTACATGTTTCCATATGATACATTAAAGACTGTTATAGAAGAGCCATTTATGACTAGTCTGATcaaacaaataaaagacTCATATCCATTAGCCAAAAAGAAGGAAGAGATAAGGATTGTAATGCTAACACTACAGATTAATTGTTTTGAAATGATTAATTTTAGACTTCAACCATATTCATTATCCATATTTTCATATGACGAGTCCTGCAAACATATATTAGAGAATATACAGCATACATTGGATGAAACTGTAGAGAAGTTGCAGAAGCTTCAAATTTCATTACTTTTCGAAAGAACAGGCTTGAATATGTACTACAACCTGATGAATATGATTTTCCCAATTGACTCAATTCAAGATGAAATAGATTATGACATGTATATGTCCCTAGTAGACAATCCTTTAATGAGTCTAGAAAATCTAGAAAAAAACATTCATGAAAAACTGAATGACTATCTACCCCAGGCATTACCTGATTTTCAAGATAACTTACTAATTAAGTTAACATCTCCGTCGATTGCAGATGATGTATGCGAAATTTGCTTCAGAACATTGACCGACTTCTATTGTATCTTCAGAAGAATTCTAAAACATCTATATCCAGATAATAAGGAAAAGGTCGAAGCAATTCTCAACTTTACAGAATCGGAGTTTAAGACTTTAGCAGGTGtataa
- the NCE103 gene encoding carbonate dehydratase NCE103 (CAGL0G01540g~Beta carbonic anhydrase with a predicted role in non-classical protein export; upregulated in azole-resistant strain; enzyme activity increased by amines and amino acids; protein abundance decreased in ace2 cells): MTKDTIFTLTGKCALDNILDANRQWAQAMHRSQPQLFPTNGQGQDPHTLFIGCSDSRYNEDCLGVLPGEIFTLKTVANICHTDDHSLLATLEFAILNLKVNRIILCGHTDCGGIKTCLLGRESIKESCPHLYEHLDDIEDLVESHESELNQLDNICSKSKLMSHRNVERQLQRLLQIPVVQDALRNSNQDHEFNIFGLVYNVDSGLVDVVREVYGNQQK, from the coding sequence ATGACTAAAGACACTATATTTACACTGACCGGGAAATGCGCTCTAGACAACATACTGGATGCCAACAGACAATGGGCACAAGCTATGCACCGCTCGCAGCCGCAGTTGTTTCCTACCAACGGACAAGGGCAGGACCCACACACTCTTTTCATTGGGTGCTCTGACTCACGCTACAACGAGGATTGTCTGGGCGTCTTGCCAGGTGAGATTTTCACGTTGAAGACTGTTGCTAACATATGCCACACAGACGATCACTCTTTGCTCGCGACGCTGGAGTTCGCCATCCTGAACTTGAAAGTAAACAGAATCATACTGTGTGGACACACAGACTGTGGTGGTATCAAGACCTGTCTGCTGGGCAGAGAGAGCATAAAGGAAAGCTGCCCACATCTATATGAACACTTGGACGACATAGAGGATCTGGTAGAATCACATGAATCTGAGCTGAACCAATTGGATAACATATGCTCGAAATCAAAACTAATGTCTCACAGAAACGTTGAAAGACAATTGCAAAGATTGCTGCAAATCCCAGTTGTGCAAGATGCACTAAGGAACAGCAACCAGGATCATGAGttcaatatttttggaCTTGTATATAACGTGGACTCGGGCCTTGTCGACGTTGTAAGAGAGGTCTATGGCAATCAACAGAAATAA
- a CDS encoding uncharacterized protein (CAGL0G01562g~Ortholog(s) have phosphatidylinositol N-acetylglucosaminyltransferase activity and role in GPI anchor biosynthetic process) has translation MSKINEDKKRYAISLTEHNGMISATIYKKTYLRDQLLNGICVIVVELLFYHFLQDQVVSLLRKASLPGDCRLHRLLLSLLCFHILNTKLVITIETVTVIPKLGVQISKWHIQSISWKALQLWYDHLSSSDSTASTAAFETIALAARTNTNSNETTFIPRDRVVDIIIHETFSKTGFGVSSHLSILYNGDTSNHHRTKTRDNNRAHDGVREPCLRILYENARVRLPDQIALYNKLQRALHAK, from the coding sequence ATGAGCAAGATCAACGAAGACAAAAAGAGATATGCTATATCATTGACAGAGCACAATGGAATGATCAGCGCTACTATTTACAAAAAGACGTATCTTAGAGATCAATTGCTCAATGGGATATGTGTGATAGTGGTTGAGCTGCtcttttatcattttttacAGGATCAAGTGGTGTCTCTGCTCCGTAAAGCCAGTTTACCTGGAGACTGCAGACTACACCGGCTACTATTATCACTACTATGCTTCCACATACTAAATACGAAGCTGGTAATCACCATCGAAACCGTAACTGTTATTCCAAAACTTGGTGTGCAGATATCGAAATGGCATATCCAATCGATCTCCTGGAAAGCATTGCAACTATGGTACGACCATCTATCTTCAAGCGACAGTACAGCATCAACGGCTGCGTTCGAGACTATTGCCCTGGCGGCAAGGACCAACACCAATAGCAATGAAACCACATTCATACCACGTGACAGAGTTGTtgatataataatacaCGAGACTTTTAGCAAGACTGGTTTCGGTGTCAGCAGTCACCTGTCAATACTCTACAACGGCGACACCAGCAATCACCACAGGACCAAGACGAGAGACAATAACAGAGCACATGACGGCGTAAGGGAACCATGTCTGAGGATTCTTTACGAGAATGCACGTGTGCGTTTACCTGACCAGATTGCGCTATATAACAAGCTCCAACGTGCCCTACATGCCAAGTAG